Proteins encoded together in one Capricornis sumatraensis isolate serow.1 chromosome 3, serow.2, whole genome shotgun sequence window:
- the PLCD4 gene encoding 1-phosphatidylinositol 4,5-bisphosphate phosphodiesterase delta-4: MAYLLQGRLPVNQDLLLMQKGTLMRKVRSKSWKKLRFFRLQDDGMTVWHARQAGGRAKPSFSISDVDTVREGHESELLRNLAEEFPLEQGFTIVFHGRRSNLDLVANSVQEAQTWMHGLQLLVGFVTNMDQQERLDQPGWLSDWFQRGDKNQDGRMSFGEVQRLLHLMNVEMDQEYAFQLFQTADTSQSGTLEGEEFVEFYKSLTQRPEVQELFEKFSSDGQKLTLLEFVDFLQEEQKEGERASDLALELIDRYEPSESGKLRHVLSLDGFLGYLCSKDGDIFNPTCHSLYQDMTQPLNHYYINSSHNTYLVGDQLCGQSSVEGYIRALKRGCRCVEVDIWDGPSGEPIVYHGHTLTSRIPFKDVVAAIGQYAFQTSDYPVILSLENHCSWEQQEIIVRHLTEILGDQLLMTALDGQPPTQLPSPEDLRRRILVKGKKLMLEEEEEEPEAELEAEQEAKLDLEAQLESEPQELSPRSEDKKKKPKAILCPALSALVVYLKAVTFYSFTHSREHYHFYETSSFSETKAKSLIKEAGDEFVQHNTWQLSRVYPSGLRTDSSNYNPQEFWNAGCQMVAMNMQTAGLEMDLCDGLFRQNAGCGYVLKPDFLRDAQSSFHPERPISPFKAQTLIIQVISGQQLPKVDNTKEQSIVDPLVRVEIFGVRPDTTRQETSYVENNGFNPYWGQTLCFRILVPELALLRFVVKDYDWKSRNDFIGQYTLPWSCMQQGYRHIHLLSKDGLSLHPASIFVHICTQEVLEEAES, encoded by the exons ATGGCATATCTGCTGCAAGGCC GGCTGCCCGTCAATCAAGATCTGCTGCTGATGCAGAAAGGCACACTGATGCGCAAGGTGAGGTCCAAAAGCTGGAAGAAGCTAAGATTCTTCAGACTTCAGGACGATGGCATGACAGTCTGGCATGCCCGGCAGGCCGGAGGCAGGGCCAAGCCCAGCT TCTCAATCTCCGATGTGGACACAGTACGTGAGGGCCACGAGTCTGAGCTGCTGCGCAACCTGGCAGAGGAATTCCCCCTGGAGCAGGGCTTCACCATCGTCTTCCACGGCCGCCGCTCCAACCTGGACCTGGTGGCCAACAGTGTCCAGGAAGCCCAGACCTGGATGCACGGGCTCCAGCTGTTGGTGGGCTTTGTCACCAACATGGACCAACAGGAGAGGCTGGACCA ACCTGGATGGCTGAGTGATTGGTTCCAGCGTGGAGACAAAAACCAGGATGGCCGGATGAGTTTTGGAGAGGTCCAACGGCTACTGCACCTGATGAATGTGGAAATGGACCAGGAATATGCCTTTCAGCTTTTCCAG ACAGCAGACACATCCCAGTCTGGGACTCTGGAGGGAGAAGAATTTGTAGAGTTCTATAAGTCATTGACTCAGCGTCCAGAGGTGCAGGAACTGTTTGAAAAGTTTTCATCTGATGGGCAGAAACTGACCCTGTTGGAATTTGTGGATTTCCTTCAAGAGGAGCAGAAGGAAGGAGAACGGGCTTCTGATCTTGCTCTAGAACTCATTGACCGCTATGAGCCTTCAGAAAGTG GCAAATTGCGGCATGTGCTGAGCTTGGACGGCTTCCTCGGCTACCTCTGCTCGAAGGACGGAGACATCTTCAATCCAACCTGCCACTCCCTCTACCAGGACATGACTCAACCCCTGAACCACTACTACATCAACTCCTCCCACAACACCTACCTGGTGGGGGACCAGCTGTGCGGCCAGAGCAGCGTGGAGGGATACATACG GGCCCTGAAGCGGGGGTGCCGCTGTGTGGAGGTGGATATATGGGATGGACCAAGCGGGGAACCTATTGTTTACCACGGACACACCCTGACCTCCCGCATCCCATTCAAAGATGTTGTGGCCGCTATAGGACAGTATGCCTTCCAG ACGTCAGACTATCCAGTCATCTTGTCGCTGGAGAACCACTGCAGCTGGGAGCAGCAGGAAATCATAGTGCGCCATCTGACGGAGATCCTGGGGGATCAGCTACTGATGACAGCCTTGGATGGGCAGCCTCCCACTCAGCTGCCCTCCCCTGAG GACCTTCGGAGGAGGATCCTTGTGAAGGGGAAGAAGCTAATgcttgaggaagaggaggaagagccaGAGGCTGAACTGGAGGCGGAGCAGGAGGCTAAGCTGGACTTGGAGGCCCAGCTGGAGTCTGAGCCCCAGGAGCTGAGCCCTCGCAGTGAGGACAAAAAGAAG aAACCCAAGGCCATCTTGTGTCCAGCCCTCTCTGCCCTGGTTGTCTACTTGAAGGCTGTCACCTTCTACAGCTTCACTCACTCGAGGGAGCACTACCACTTCTATGAAACATCATCTTTCTCTGAAACCAAGGCCAAGAGCCTCATCAAGGAGGCTG GCGATGAGTTTGTGCAGCACAATACCTGGCAGTTAAGCAGAGTATATCCCAGTGGCCTGAGGACGGATTCATCCAACTACAACCCCCAGGAATTCTGGAATGCAGGCTGCCAGATGG TGGCTATGAACATGCAGACAGCCGGGCTGGAGATGGACCTGTGTGATGGGCTCTTCCGCCAGAACGCTGGCTGTGGCTATGTGCTGAAGCCAGACTTCCTGCGCGATGCCCAGAGTTCCTTCCACCCTGAGAGGCCCATCAGCCCTTTCAAAGCCCAGACCCTCATAATCCAg GTAATCAGTGGTCAGCAACTCCCCAAAGTGGACAACACCAAAGAGCAGTCCATTGTGGACCCCTTGGTGAGAGTGGAGATCTTTGGCGTCCGCCCAGACACAACCCGGCAAGAGACCAGCTACGTGGAGAACAATG GTTTTAATCCATACTGGGGGCAGACACTGTGCTTTCGGATCCTGGTACCTGAACTGGCCCTGCTGCGTTTTGTGGTCAAAGACTATGACTGGAAATCCCGAAACGATTTCATTGGTCAGTACACCCTGCCGTGGAGCTGCATGCAGCAAG GTTACCGCCACATACACCTGCTCTCCAAGGATGGCCTCAGCCTTCACCCAGCTTCCATCTTCGTGCACATCTGCACACAGGAAGTGTTAGAGGAGGCTGAATCTTAA